Proteins co-encoded in one Lacerta agilis isolate rLacAgi1 chromosome 6, rLacAgi1.pri, whole genome shotgun sequence genomic window:
- the STIL gene encoding SCL-interrupting locus protein, giving the protein MELISPVSQNQRGVLGKMVPFNFPASKCALWNPAPVGESIVSHLCYRNPKLIMHEKTLRLTHRHARQSRRKPFTCFLVGNIAVDEDGEGVSLTIDRFDPGREVTGGLGKIPTASLPGDFFIPCTVSAWGFSSGDVIVHNSEDFSLAFKILQQNLNSQDSLEPSKLLTLRVHIYSTEDMDNLNFDFHWAAVTFANALKYTPVNSVPIIPTALARNLSSHMSITQVQGTCKCGYLTMDQTRKLLLVLESDPKAYTLPLIGIWLSGISHINSPQVWTCSLRYLFNSSIQERVLSESGSFLVILFSLTHKDPEFYECLPCGRHTKLGFQLLTSKETLRCFKNVEPSDKYPIQFELSSENKNAEVEFFSKISKNVSFSSPSQGSSASKLSVSDHDSGVEEDASPRPFPRPHPVSQQMTEIQPSVPELSIVFDGISTESVSTSKHVMVMDKKPQPSLGHQPAKMACPIGHPPHQLQSCDSGKQSLGFCAREPSPRQLPSQIKQRIPVLKPSNGKKPPLQQQSNCGVAGSQVRKSSGSSSSSSPSTPCSGFSPNTSSHQLGTPEQHLANNEPTQSKGDLPFNGPSASNSKQSHLASQPSWHSCALSSPHMRRPMELQIPSQSSPCCPHCVCSCQLRDHMQYSPTNVWQGMSTVGSSHTPEIQSSDSQESTQLMFHQNIEYIDPCCNPVCTTSSPTNLGHHGIVGKCCPHNDDMSATVKISSPSDPGSAQSHAVYPACVHTPASKLGPNNGIMNLSSDVYKILAEQDKQIKLLQAQIQRLLEAQTLQPCSTKTIANGSIQSEKQLEFVAMETQSSTGLHMKKSVSIAVSTGASLMWNATLENKNEHVKQDDVEISNEDINISMNTEKNRSQASIASSLNAVDIPSFVDSIPLVEGASQPSGLRSGPDASGLPPISSMNESVSMCMQTSPSERADNHLVAVNEQNIEHVITYLPNAPPDDQKFYQDILGQVNHFLKESSEENSSSIQKDITSSECTTASKMSKTERRGLVNPDPLLSDKDIVLNATLKQLRNLGVKFDSPDKMMNNANKVENASILACINPEAVVPGLNYISFANVGMSGLTPNGVDLSMEANAIALKYLSESQLSQLSLSHSSQKKSMASSVQTLLHTNTDKTLVGFGLISPSNMSFATKKYMKRYGLLQSSDGSDDEEEEQTDYSRGKNIKPVLQLNLNPILDGFSCQKDPYERASGRLSVNPAHHESELSSTHLSNPEGPILRNVTNAVIPLRILHQSDESSHPFFKDLNPQMKLLPGKAEFTQHPDKENLDKQIVSETHQAPIVDNLKQADNMNSVGTFLDVQKLRQLPKLF; this is encoded by the exons ATGGAACTAATTTCACCTGTGTCTCAAAACCAGAG AGGTGTTTTGGGGAAAATGGTGCCTTTCAACTTTCCTGCATCAAAATGTGCACTTTGGAATCCAGCTCCTGTTGGAGAAAGCATTGTCTCTCACCTATGTTACAG AAATCCTAAACTGATAATGCATGAGAAAACACTGCGACTGACCCATCGTCATGCTAGGCAGAGTAGAAGAAAACCCTTCACATGTTTTCTGGTTGGAAATATTGCAGTAGATGAAG ATGGTGAAGGTGTATCACTAACAATAGATCGTTTTGATCCGGGTCGTGAAGTAACTGGTGGCTTGGGGAAAATACCAACAGCATCTCTTCCTGGAGATTTTTTTATTCCATGTACTGTTAGTGCTTGGGGATTTTCATCAGGTGATGTCATAGTGCACAATTCTGAAGATTTCAGCTTGGCTTTTAAG ATACTGCAACAGAATTTGAACAGTCAAGATTCTTTGGAACCTTCCAAATTGCTGACTTTAAGAGTTCACATTTATTCAACAGAAGATATGGACAACCTAAACTTTGACTTTCACTGGGCAGCTGTTACATTTGCCAATGCCTTAAAATACACTCCTGTGAATTCTGTTCCAATAATTCCTACAGCTCTTGCTAGAAATCTGAGCAGTCACATGAGCATTACACAAGTTCAGGGTACCTGCAAATGTGG CTATCTCACAATGGACCAGACCAGAAAACTACTGCTAGTTCTTGAATCTGATCCCAAAGCTTATACTTTGCCACTGATTGGCAT ctGGCTGAGTGGAATCTCTCACATCAACAGTCCACAGGTCTGGACTTGCAGCCTGCGCTATTTATTCAACTCTTCAATTCAAGAAAG ggtACTTTCAGAATCAGGAAGTTTCCTTGTAATTCTTTTTTCTCTGACGCATAAAGATCCAGAGTTCTATGAATGCCTTCCTTGTGGTAGACATACTAAACTAGGTTTCCAGCTACTTACAAGCAAAGAAACATTACGTTGCTTTAAA AACGTGGAGCCATCAGATAAATACCCTATTCAATTTGAACTAAGTTCAGAAAATAAAAACGCAGAAGTGGAGTTCTTCAGTAAAATTTCAAAGAATGTTTCCTTTAGCAG cccATCTCAAGGTTCCTCAGCTAGTAAACTTTCTGTTAGTGATCATGATTCTGGTGTGGAAGAGGATGCATCCCCAAGACCATTTCCCCGTCCTCACCCAGTGAGTCAGCAG ATGACTGAGATCCAGCCTTCGGTTCCTGAACTGTCCATTGTGTTTGATGGCATCTCCACAGAATCTGTGTCAACGTCCAAACATGTCATGGTGATGgataaaaaaccccaaccctcATTGGGACATCAACCCGCTAAGATGGCATGTCCCATAGGGCATCCACCCCACCAACTTCAGAGCTGTGATTCTGGGAAACAAAGCTTGGGTTTCTGTGCCAGAGAGCCTTCTCCAAGGCAGTTACCAAGCCAGATAAAGCAGAGAATTCCAGTTTTAAAACCTTCCAATGGAAAGAAACCTCCACTACAACAGCAGTCCAACTGTGGTGTAGCTGGATCTCAAGTGAGAAAGAGCTCTgggtcttcttcctcttcttctccttcaactCCTTGTAGTGGGTTCTCTCCCAACACATCTTCCCATCAGCTCGGAACACCAGAACAACACTTGGCAAATAATGAGCCTACACAAAGCAAAGGAGATCTTCCTTTTAATGGACCCTCAGCATCTAACTCTAAACAATCTCATTTAGCTTCCCAGCCTTCCTGGCACAGCTGTGCTTTGTCATCTCCACACATGAGGAGACCCATGGAACTTCAGATACCATCTCAGAGCTCACCTTGCTGTCCTCACTGCGTCTGCAGCTGCCAGTTACGTGACCATATGCAATACAGTCCAACAAATGTTTGGCAAGGGATGTCTACAGTGGGTTCCAGTCACACGCCTGAAATCCAGTCAAGTGATTCCCAGGAGAGTACACAATTAATGTTTCATCAAAATATAGAATATATAGATCCTTGCTGCAACCCAGTATGTACCACAAGTAGCCCTACGAACCTTGGCCATCATGGAATAGTGGGGAAGTGTTGCCCCCATAATGATGACATGTCAGCTACAGTAAAGATTTCTTCCCCTTCAGACCCTGGCAGTGCACAATCACATGCAGTTTATCCAGCTTGTGTGCACACTCCTGCATCAAAATTGGGACCCAATAATGGAATAATGAACTTATCTTCAGATGTTTACAAAATTCTTGCTGAACAAGATAAGCAGATCAAACTGCTACAAGCTCAG ATTCAGCGGCTTTTAGAAGCACAAACTCTTCAGCCCTGTTCAACCAAAACTATAGCAAACGGTAGCATACAGTCTGAAAAGCAACTAGAATTTGTTGCCATGGAAACCCAATCATCCACAGGGTTACACATGAAGAAAAGTGTCAGCATTGCAGTGAGCACAG GTGCTAGCTTGATGTGGAATGCtactttggaaaataaaaatgagcaTGTGAAACAAGATGATGTTGAAATATCCAATGAAGACATTAATATTTCTATGAACACTGAGAAGAACAGGAGTCAAGCAAGCATTGCCTCTTCATTAAATGCTGTTGACATACCTAGTTTTGTGGATAGTATTCCTCTTGTAGAAGGAGCTAGTCAACCCTCTGGACTccg TAGTGGACCAGATGCCTCAGGACTTCCCCCAATTTCATCAATGAATGAAAGTGTTAGCATGTGCATGCAGACCAGCCCATCAGAGAGAGCTGACAATCATTTGGTAGCAGTTAATGAACAAAATATTGAGCATGTTATCACTTACCTTCCAAATGCCCCACCAGATGACCAGAAGTTTTACCAGGATATATTG GGTCAAGTGAACCACTTCTTGAAGGAATCTTCTGAAGAAAACAGTTCCTCAATACAAAAGGACATTACCAGCAGTGAATGTACCACAGCTTCAAAAATGAGCAAGACAGAAAGAAGAGGCTTAGTCAATCCTGATCCACTCCTAAGTGATAAAGATATTGTTCTGAATGCAACCTTGAAACAACTGAGGAACCTTGGAGTGAAATTTGACTCTCCTGACAAGATGATGAACAATGCAAACAAAGTAGAGAATGCCAG tATATTGGCCTGTATTAATCCTGAAGCTGTAGTCCCAGGTCTAAACTACATCTCTTTTGCTAATGTTGGCATGAGTGGCTTAACTCCCAATGGAGTAGATCTCAGTATGGAAGCAAATGCTATTGCACTCAAGTACCTAAGTGAAAGTCAACTGTCACAGCTTTCTCTGAGTCACTCAAGCCAAAAAAAATCTATGGCTTCATCTGTACAGACTCTCTTGCACACTAATACTGATAAGACTTTGGTGGGCTTTGGCTTAATTTCCCCAAGCAATATGTCGTTTGCAACCAAGAAGTACATGAAAAGGTATGGACTATTGCAAAGCAGTGATGGCAGTGATGATGAAGAGGAAGAACAGACTGACTACAGTAGAGGAAAGAACATAAAACCGGTTCTGCAACTCAATTTAAACCCTATTTTAGATGGCTTTAGCTGCCAGAAAGACCCCTATGAAAGAGCAAGTGGGAGACTTTCTGTTAATCCAGCACATCATGAATCTGAACTATCTAGTACTCATCTATCTAATCCAGAAGGCCCCATATTAAGAAATGTTACAAATGCAGTCATTCCACTTCGAATCCTTCACCAGTCAGATGAGAGTTCGCATCCATTTTTTAAAGACTTGAACCCCCAAATGAAACTACTACCTGGAAAAGCAGAGTTTACTCAGCATCCTGACAAAGAGAATCTAGATAAACAAATTGTATCTGAAACTCATCAAGCTCCTATTGTTGATAATTTAAAGCAGGCGGACAACATGAATTCAGTGGGTACTTTCCTTGATGTACAAAAGCTCAGACAGTTACCCAAGTTATTTTAA